TTGATTCTGTCATGGAAAGTGCCATGGACGAGTTCCGGCGCTTCGAAGAGGAGCTTGAGAGCATGTCAAAGGCTGAAATGGAGAGCCTAGTTAACACTGCTGAGAGTGCAAGAAAAACGGGAAATTTGATGGAGAAAGCTGCCACCATTGCTTCCAAGAAGTATATTGAGGCTGCACTCAATTCAGCCACTGCTTCCATGAAATCTGCTTGGAAGGGACTCTCTTCCGGCAAGGTTCATCCTTCGTAAAGCATAACAGTAGCAGTAACACCGCTCTTATTGAAATGTACTCAAGTAAATCTTGCAATAAGAATATAAGATACTTCTCCTTTAGCCAGATTTTATTATGTTCACTTATATATTGCTGATATAGAAATTGGATCAGAATTGTTGTCCCAAAATTGATATGCTGAGAATTCATGATTCAGCCACCAGTGGAAATTCCAAAGATTTAATGTTCATGATGCATGGAAAATCCATTACTTTCATCATGTATGGATCTGATATACCAGCTAGTAGTTAGGTTTATGAATGATACTGCTTAATCTCTAAGCTTCAGTAATGTAGTTATCCCTTAAGAGATATATCATTACAACATTTGCCATGATTCATTTCCTAATGATTCAGGAGACAATCATCTCCAGCATCTTATCTTTTGCCATGGCTCAGTTCACTTGAAAAGCATACCGCTGAAGATTCATGAACTCACGTGTCGCCATGTCATAGGGATGTGTAAAGATTCATGAACTCACGTGTCGCCTTGTCATAGGGATGAGTAACATTTGCAGAATTTGCAGACTCCTCGGCGGCATCGAAGGTGTTGGAGTAGAGGATACTACTCTGGCTGGGGAAATTGGTTTTGGCCTTATGGCCGGGGAACTCACGTGCTGTTGCGTCGTCGGCACCTGCGGCCTCTTCAGCAGGGTCAAAGGTGCCGAGCCAGATGCTGTTCTTGCCAGGTTCGCAAACCTGGGACGTGTAACGGCCCCAGGGCCTCTCCAAAATCCCTCTGTATCGAATCTCTCTGGAGAATTTATTTGAAAGAACGGCAGATCGGAGTTTAGGTATTGATATTCTggagaaaacaaaaaaattggttAAGTTGATTCAAAAAGTTATTTAAAGGTATGAGATAAATTAAATAACCGTGTCTGATGGATAATATACCCAAATTTAACAGTGTGCATGTAAGATGTTGCGTACCTAAGGTTGGAGAACCTGGGATCCTTCTTGTTTTTGAGGCCCTTGCCACTTGAAGCTGGTGAATTTGATGCTGGAGTTGCAAACCCCGTGTGCTGTAATGGCGTACCTGGTGAACCAGCCGTTTTAACATGTGAATGAAGCCAATTACGTAACAAGCATAATTCaaacaattaaataaataataaaggcATCTCCACTTCTCCAGTAGTAAGACCTCTTCAAAATAATGTCATCATCATAATTACCTAATTGAGTCATCAAGTCCGCCTCTTCATGGATTGGGGAAAAAACCTGATCAAATGTAGACGGTCGACCTTCTAGCGCCTTCCACCAGTTTGTTTGTCCCTTGATTACAGTTAGTGCTCTGCTTaccaattccttccttgaaAGATTACGCATCTTTGGGCAACCATAAAATCCTACTTCTTTTAAACCAGGTCCAATGCCCAACCCACTCGAAATGCTGGTCAATTCAGGAAGATGGAGAAGCCATAACTTGCTCAATTTAGGGAGGAAAGTATCGGCACTGGGGTTACATGTATAAGAAAAAGGCTTATAGCTTATTAGTGTACTTAATTTGGGACAGTCTTTCACCAT
This sequence is a window from Arachis stenosperma cultivar V10309 chromosome 10, arast.V10309.gnm1.PFL2, whole genome shotgun sequence. Protein-coding genes within it:
- the LOC130954469 gene encoding uncharacterized protein LOC130954469 is translated as MEALLSQFTLFSDHALQDKSFDPSTIEDLMKLFEIESYKAWAAAELEQQKEVEEAEVSMQEVEDYLDSVMESAMDEFRRFEEELESMSKAEMESLVNTAESARKTGNLMEKAATIASKKYIEAALNSATASMKSAWKGLSSGKVHPS